ATGGGCGAGGGCGTGACGACGGTGGAGGTGAAGTCCGGCTACGGCCTCACCGTCGAGGACGAGGTGAAGATGCTGCGGGCGGCGCGCCGCCTCGGCGAACGTGGCGTCACGGTGATGACGTCCTATCTCGGCGCCCACGCCGTCCCGGCCGACTATCGCGGCCGCAACGACGCGTTCATCGACGAGGTGGTGATCCTGGGCCTCGAGGCCGCGCACGCGGATGGCATCGTCGACGCGGTGGACGGGTTCTGCGAGGGGATCGCGTTCTCGCCCGAAGAGATCGCGCGGGTGTTCGACGCCGCCGCCCGCCTCGGCCTTCCCGTCAGGCTGCATGCGGACCAGCTGTCCGACCTCGCCGGAGGGGCGCTCGCGGCGCGGTACGGCGCGCTGTCGGCCGACCACCTCGAATATCTCAGCGACGACGGGGCCGCCGCCATGGCAAGGGCCGGCACCGTCGCCGTGCTGCTGCCGGGCGCCTATTACTTCCTGCGCGAGACGCGCAAGCCGCCCGTTGCGGCCCTGCGCGAACACGGCACGCGGATCGCCATCGCGACGGACAACAATCCCGGCACCTCGCCGCTGACGTCGCCTCTCCTCACCATGAACATGGCTGCGACGCTGTTCGGCCTCACGGTCGAGGAGTGCATCGCCGGCATCACCCGCGAGGCGGCGCGTGCGCTCGGCCGGCTCGACCGGATCGGCACGCTGGAGCCCGGCAAGGCCGCGGACTTCTGCCTTTGGGACATCGCCGAGCCCGCCGAGCTCGTCTACCGCATCGGCTTCAACCCGCTGCACGCCCGCGTCTACCGGGGGCATGCCGATGCCGCAGGGAAAGGGCGCCCATGACACTCATCCTCCGGCCCGGACGGGTCACCCTCGCCGAGCTCGCCACCATCTACTGGGACAAGGTGCCCGCGCGCCTCGACCGCCAGTTCGACGAGGGGATCGAGAGAGCGGCCGCGCGGATCGCCGCCATCGCCGCCGGCAACGCGCCCGTCTACGGGGTGAACACCGGCTTCGGCAAGCTCGCCTCGATCACCATCGACGCCGCCGACACCGCGACCCTGCAGCGCAACCTCATCCTCTCCCACTGCTGCGGCGTCGGCGCGCCGCTCGGCGAGGAGATCGTGCGCCTCGTCATGGCGCTGAAGCTCATCTCGCTGGGCCGCGGCGCGTCGGGTGTGCGGCTGGCGCTCGTGCGGCTGATCGAGGACATGCTGGAGCGCGGCGTCACGCCGATGATCCCCGAGAAGGGCTCGGTCGGCGCGTCGGGCGACCTCGCCCCGCTCGCCCACCTCGCAGCGGTGATGATGGGCGAGGGCGAGGCCTTCCTCGAGGGGGAGCGTCTCCCCGGCCGCACCGCGCTGGAGCGCGCGGGCCTCGCGCCGGTCGTCCTCGCCGCCAAGGAGGGGCTGGCCCTCATCAACGGGACACAGACGTCCACGGCGCTCGCGCTCGCGGGCCTGTTCCGTGCGCACCGGGCGGCGCAGTCGGCGCTCGTCACCGGCGCGATGTCGACCGACGCCGCGATGGGCTCGTCCGCCCCGTTCGTGGCCGACATCCACCTCCTGCGCGGCCATCAGGGGCAGATCGACGCTGCCGCGGCGCTGCGCGGGCTGCTCGCGGGGTCCGAGATCCGCCAGAGCCATATCGAGGGGGACGAGCGGGTCCAGGATCCCTACTGCATCCGCTGCCAGCCGCAGGTGGACGGGGCGTGCCTCGACATCCTGCGCAGCACCGCCCGCACGCTCGAGATCGAGGCGAACGCCGTCACCGACAACCCGCTCGTCCTCTCCGACGACAGCGTGGTCTCGGGCGGGAACTTCCATGCCGAGCCGGTCGCCTTCGCGGCCGACCAGATCGCCCTCGCGGTCTGCGAGATCGGCGCCATCTCGCAGCGGCGCATCGCCCTTCTCGTCGACCCGGCGCTCTCGTACGGCCTGCCCGCGTTCCTCGCGCGGAACGCGGGGCTCAACTCCGGGCTCATGATCGCCGAGGTCACGTCCGCGGCGTTGATGAGCGAGAACAAGCAGATGGCGCACCCCGCCTCGGTCGATTCCACACCGACCTCCGCCAACCAGGAGGACCACGTATCGATGGCCTGCCATGGCGCCCGTCGCCTCCTCGCGATGACGGAGAACCTCTTCGCGATCATCGGCATCGAGGCGCTGACGGCGGCGCGCGGGGTCGAGTTCCGCGCACCGCTCGAGACCAGCCCGGCGCTGCAGGGCGCCATCGCGGCGCTGCGCGGCGTGGTCCCGACGCTGGACGACGACCGCTACATGGCGCCCGACCTTGCCGCCGCCGCCGCGATGGTCGCCGACGGCCGCCTGGCAGGCAGCGTACCGGCGGAATGCCGCGTAGGACTGGAGAGCAGATGAGCGTGTTCGACGTTGCCGAGGGGACCTCGCCGGTCATCCTCGCCTTCCCCCACACCGGCACCGACGTCCCGGACGAGATCGCCGCGCGGCTGAACGACAACGGCCGCCTTCTCGCCGACACCGACTGGCACGTCGACCGCCTCTATGCCGGGCTCCTTGCGGACGCCACGACGGTGCGCGCCACGTTCCACCGCTACGTGATCGACGCCAACCGCGATCCGAGCGGGGCGAGCCTCTATCCCGGCCAGAACACGACCGGCCTCATCCCGGTGACGGACTTCGACGGGGCACCGATCTGGAAGGCCGGCGAGGAGCCGGGGGACAGCGACATCGCGCTGCGCCGCGCGGCGTATCACGAGCCCTACCACGCCGCGCTCGCGGCACAGATCGAGCGGGTGAAGGCTCGTCACGGTGTCGTGGTGCTCTACGATTGCCACTCGATCCGCTCCCTCGTTCCGTACCTTTTCGAGGGGACGTTGCCGGACCTCAACATCGGCACGGCGCACGGAACGACGTGCGACCCGCAGGTGGAGGCCGCCGTCGTGGCGGTGGCCGAGGCGGCGACGGACTTCACGCACGTCCTCAACGGCCGCTTCGTCGGCGGCTGGACGACGCGCCACTACGGCCGGCCGGACGAGAACGTCCACGCGGTGCAGATGGAGCTGAGCCAGATCAGCCACCTCGCCACCGAAGCGCCGCCGTTCGAGTACGACGCCGCCAAGGCGGAGCGTCTGCGAATGACCCTCAAGTCCATTCTGGAGCGGCTGGAACAGGTCGCCTTCCGCCTGCAATCGAGAGAGAACGCCGATGGCTGATCCCCGTCACAACGTCCGCGAGGTGAGGGCGCCGCGCGGCACCGATCTCACCGCCAAGAGCTGGCTCACCGAGGCGCCGCTCAGGATGCTCATGAACAACCTCGACGCCGAGGTGGCCGAGCGGCCCCACGAGCTCGTCGTCTATGGCGGCATCGGCCGGGCGGCGCGCACATGGGACGACTTCGACCGCATCGTCGCGACGCTCCGGACTCTCGAGGGCGACGAGACGCTGCTCGTCCAGTCGGGCAAGCCGGTCGGCGTCTTCAAGACGCACGCCGACGCGCCGCGGGTGCTGATCGCCAACTCGAACCTCGTGCCGCACTGGGCCACGTGGGACCACTTCAACGAGCTCGATAGGCGCGGCCTCGCGATGTACGGCCAGATGACCGCCGGCTCGTGGATCTACATCGGCACCCAGGGGATCGTGCAGGGGACCTACGAGACGTTCGCCGAGGCCGGGCGCCAGCACTACGGGGGCGATCTGAAGGGCCGCTGGATCCTCACCGGCGGGCTCGGCGGCATGGGCGGCGCGCAGCCGCTCGCCGCGGTGATGGCCGGCGCCTGCTGCCTCGCCGTGGAGTGCGACGAGACCCGCGTCGATTTCCGCCTGCGGACCCGCTACCTCGACGCCAAGGCCCACACCCTCGACGAGGCGCTCGGCCTGATCGAGGCCTGGACCAGCGCGGGCGAGGCGAGGTCGGTCGGACTGATCGGCAACGCGGCCGAGATCTTTCCCGAGCTCGTCGCCCGCGGCGTCCGGCCGGACATGGTCACCGACCAGACGTCCGCGCACGACCCGATCCACGGCTACCTCCCCCTCGGATGGTCGGTGGCCGAGTGGCGCGCCAGACAGGAGAGCGATCCGAAGGCGGTCGAAGCCGCGGCGCGCGCCTCGATGAAAGTTCACGTCAAGGCGATGGTCGACTTCTGGAACGCCGGCGTGCCGACGCTCGACTACGGCAACAACATCCGCCAGGTCGCAAAGGAGGAGGGGCTCGAGAACGCGTTCGCCTTCCCCGGATTCGTGCCGGCCTACATCCGTCCGCTGTTCTGCCGTGGCGTCGGGCCGTTCCGCTGGGCCGCGCTGTCCGGAGACCCGGAGGACATCTACAGGACGGACGCGAAGGTGAAGGAGTTGCTGCCGGACGACGCGCACCTCCACAACTGGCTCGACATGGCGCGCGAGCGGATCGCCTTCCAGGGGCTGCCGGCGCGCATCTGCTGGGTCGGGCTCGGCGAGCGTCACCGCCTCGGCCTCGCCTTCAACGAGATGGTGCGCAATGGGGAGCTGAAGGCGCCGATCGTGATCGGCCGCGATCATCTCGACTCGGGCTCCGTCGCCTCCCCGAACCGCGAGACGGAGGCGATGAAGGACGGCTCGGACGCCGTTTCGGACTGGCCGCTCCTCAATGCGCTGCTCAACACCGCATCGGGCGCAACCTGGGTGTCGCTGCACCACGGCGGCGGCGTCGGCATGGGCTTCTCGCAGCACTCCGGGATGGTGATCTGCTGCGACGGCAGCGAGGATGCCGACCGGCGCCTCGCCCGCGTGCTTTGGAACGACCCGGCGACCGGCGTCAT
Above is a genomic segment from Acuticoccus sediminis containing:
- the hutI gene encoding imidazolonepropionase, with protein sequence MANGDRIWRNARLATLDPGRDGLGEIGDGALAVRDGTILFAGPRADLPGELAGGADVVDCGGRWITPGLVDCHTHLVHAGNRAKEFQMRLAGASYEEIARAGGGIVSTVASVRAASEDDLVRESLPRLEALMGEGVTTVEVKSGYGLTVEDEVKMLRAARRLGERGVTVMTSYLGAHAVPADYRGRNDAFIDEVVILGLEAAHADGIVDAVDGFCEGIAFSPEEIARVFDAAARLGLPVRLHADQLSDLAGGALAARYGALSADHLEYLSDDGAAAMARAGTVAVLLPGAYYFLRETRKPPVAALREHGTRIAIATDNNPGTSPLTSPLLTMNMAATLFGLTVEECIAGITREAARALGRLDRIGTLEPGKAADFCLWDIAEPAELVYRIGFNPLHARVYRGHADAAGKGRP
- the hutH gene encoding histidine ammonia-lyase gives rise to the protein MTLILRPGRVTLAELATIYWDKVPARLDRQFDEGIERAAARIAAIAAGNAPVYGVNTGFGKLASITIDAADTATLQRNLILSHCCGVGAPLGEEIVRLVMALKLISLGRGASGVRLALVRLIEDMLERGVTPMIPEKGSVGASGDLAPLAHLAAVMMGEGEAFLEGERLPGRTALERAGLAPVVLAAKEGLALINGTQTSTALALAGLFRAHRAAQSALVTGAMSTDAAMGSSAPFVADIHLLRGHQGQIDAAAALRGLLAGSEIRQSHIEGDERVQDPYCIRCQPQVDGACLDILRSTARTLEIEANAVTDNPLVLSDDSVVSGGNFHAEPVAFAADQIALAVCEIGAISQRRIALLVDPALSYGLPAFLARNAGLNSGLMIAEVTSAALMSENKQMAHPASVDSTPTSANQEDHVSMACHGARRLLAMTENLFAIIGIEALTAARGVEFRAPLETSPALQGAIAALRGVVPTLDDDRYMAPDLAAAAAMVADGRLAGSVPAECRVGLESR
- the hutG gene encoding N-formylglutamate deformylase — translated: MSVFDVAEGTSPVILAFPHTGTDVPDEIAARLNDNGRLLADTDWHVDRLYAGLLADATTVRATFHRYVIDANRDPSGASLYPGQNTTGLIPVTDFDGAPIWKAGEEPGDSDIALRRAAYHEPYHAALAAQIERVKARHGVVVLYDCHSIRSLVPYLFEGTLPDLNIGTAHGTTCDPQVEAAVVAVAEAATDFTHVLNGRFVGGWTTRHYGRPDENVHAVQMELSQISHLATEAPPFEYDAAKAERLRMTLKSILERLEQVAFRLQSRENADG
- the hutU gene encoding urocanate hydratase — translated: MADPRHNVREVRAPRGTDLTAKSWLTEAPLRMLMNNLDAEVAERPHELVVYGGIGRAARTWDDFDRIVATLRTLEGDETLLVQSGKPVGVFKTHADAPRVLIANSNLVPHWATWDHFNELDRRGLAMYGQMTAGSWIYIGTQGIVQGTYETFAEAGRQHYGGDLKGRWILTGGLGGMGGAQPLAAVMAGACCLAVECDETRVDFRLRTRYLDAKAHTLDEALGLIEAWTSAGEARSVGLIGNAAEIFPELVARGVRPDMVTDQTSAHDPIHGYLPLGWSVAEWRARQESDPKAVEAAARASMKVHVKAMVDFWNAGVPTLDYGNNIRQVAKEEGLENAFAFPGFVPAYIRPLFCRGVGPFRWAALSGDPEDIYRTDAKVKELLPDDAHLHNWLDMARERIAFQGLPARICWVGLGERHRLGLAFNEMVRNGELKAPIVIGRDHLDSGSVASPNRETEAMKDGSDAVSDWPLLNALLNTASGATWVSLHHGGGVGMGFSQHSGMVICCDGSEDADRRLARVLWNDPATGVMRHADAGYEEAIDCAREKGLRLPGILGN